TCGTCGACAACGCCTCCTCGGACGGCAGCGCCGATCTCGTTCGTCGTCAGTTTCCGCGAGTTCGCTTGATTGCAAATCTGAGCAACGTCGGTTTTGCAAGCGCTAACAACCAGATACTGAGCCCGGGGACTGCGGAGTTCTACGCACTCGTTAATCCCGATACCGTACCGTCGCCGACTGCGCTCGCGACCTGCGTGCGGTATCTGGAGGGCAACCCCAAGGCGGGCGTCGCGGCGACGCGGCTCGTCCATCCAGACGGGGACCTTCAGCGTTCGAGCCACGCCTTTCTGGGATTTCGCAATCTGCTCGGAGAGACGTTCGGTGTCCACCGGCTCCTGCCCGTGCTCCGCCCGCTTTCCTCCTTGTACATGCCGTGGTTCGACCATGGCCGGATCGCTGAGGTCGATTGGGTTGACGGCGCCTTTCTCGTGGCTCGGGGAGAGGTGGTGCGGGCCGTGGGCGGTCTCGACCCCGGCTTTTTCATGTACGGCGAGGAGATGGACTGGTGCCGTCGTATCCGTCGCGCCGGCTGGAGCATCGTGTTCTTGCCCGAGCCGGCCGTGATTCACGTGGGGGGCGCGAGCAGCGGCCCGATCGCAGGACCGATGTTCGTGGAAAACCTGAGAGGACGGCTGCGCTTTCTCTCGAAGCACCGTTCTTCCCTTGTGGTCATGGCCGCGCGCGCAACGATCGCCGTATCGGTGCTCCTTCGATTCGCCTGGCGCGAGGCTCAAGCGCTTGGGCTTTCGCTAATGGGTCGCCCTGTCCCCGAGCCTCTTCGGCTTCGCCTAACCTCGTTAAGCGCGGCGGCGCGATGGGTCCTACGGGGACTCCCGCTGTAGCAACCCCATCTCGGGCATCTCCTGACTTCCCCGCGATGACGGCGGTCTACGTTGGGCGGGACCTCCGCACATTCCATGCGATCCATGCCAAGGCCGCAAAGACCGAAATCACGAAGCCGATCCCGGTCAGGAGCCCGCGGCGCGGCCAGAACCGCCGCTCGGGAGGATCCGCGGGGTCCAGGACTTCCACGGTAGTCACATCGCGCGCCTCGGTAATGCGCGCCTCCTCGTGCTGCGCCGAGAGTAGGGAGAAGACCTGTTCGTGGATCTTGACCTCGCGGACGAGGCGCGCCAGCTCGAGCCCCAACTCGGGCAGATTGCCGATCAATCGGTTCACCTGATCGAGCTGCTGGCGTAGACGGCGGACCTCCTCGCTGTTCTCCGCGGCATACTGGCGCGCGACGCCGAGCTGCACGTCGAGGGCCGCCTGGCTGGCGAAAAGCCGCGCCGAGCTCTCTACTGCGGAGAGCTCGCCGGCGGTTAGGCCGACCGTGCGGTGCTGTTCACCGTAGCGACGCAGCGCCTCTTCAGCCTTTTGCAGGTCCCGCTCGGTATCATAGAGACGCTGCTCCACGAAGACGCGCATGCGCCGGCCTTTGGTCATCCGTATCTCGCGGTTGAAACGGTCCAACTCCTCGGCGTAGGCGTTTGCGAGGTCCGCGGCGCGTTTGGGGTCGGGGTCCTCGACGCGAATGACGATCGTACCGGTGTCCCCAACTTTGAATGTCGATCGCCTCTGTAGCTCTCGGATCGCGATGTCCTCGCGAAGGCTCCTGTAGACATTCTTGAGATCGAAGCGACCCACGAGAACGGTTGCGATCCGGCGGCTGTGCAGGATGGCCATCGTCACATCCTCGGGGCCCGTTCTACTCGGGACCCGAATCCCTGGAACGTTGAGGCCGCGGAACATCGAGGACACATTGAATCCGGTCTCTTCTTCGGTGGGTGGCAGGAGAACGGTCTCGGCTCGGTAGGTGGGCGGCCACAAGAGGGCCACAGTGGCGGAAAGCAGAGTTCCCACGAGAACGATGAATGCGGCCCGGAGCCGAAACGGCCTCGCGCTGGCCGCGTAACTGGAGAAGCTCGGCTCCCCCTCGGGTGCCACCTGCGACCGAACCTCGCGGGTAGCGAGCTCGGGGGTGCGTTCATCGCGTTTATACGTTTCGGGGCCCATCGCCTACTTGGTCACCTGGTGGATAACGAGAACGGTCGTGGCCACCTGTCCGGTGACGATGATAACGTCGCGGAACACGGCCCAGAACGATGTGTCCTTCCTCTCTGGGACCCAGATAAAATCCCCCGGCTCGATGCGGTGGGTGTCACGCGCGAAGACCGTGTTGCTGCTCCCGGAATGCGTGAGCCGCGCGTCACCGGCGTTGCCGCGGCGCGTTGTCCCCCCGGACATGTGGATGTAATCGCCCGCGGACCACCCCGCTTGGAACGCCACCATTCCAGGACTTCTCACCGAACCGTCCACCCGCACGGCCAGCTCGAGCCGGGGAACGTGGACGTGGTCCCCGTCGCGAAGTGGAACGTCCGCCTCCGGCGGAGACGGTCGCCCGCTCGAGAAATCTACAAGGTAGGCCGATTGGCGCACGGCCAGCTTGCTGCGGAAGGTCTGATACTCGCTGTTCGTCATCTCGCCGCGCGACAGGCGGTTCAGTCGCTCGAATTCGACGTCACTCGCGGTTCCGATTCCGTCCCGTTCGAGGCGTACGATGCGCGCCGCGGCGTGGGGGGTAAAACCACCCGCCCAGACCACCAAATCGCTGACCCGACTTCGACCTTCATCGATGGGGTAGGTTCCCGGGGCCCGCACCTCTCCGCTGACCGTAACCTGACGGATCGGATGCCATTCCGGCTGCGGGCGGATGAAAACCCGATCGTCGGCCTGCATCGCGATCGCCTCGCCGTCGGAGCCCTGATCAAGGCTCGTGTACAGCGTGTCGAGCTCGCGGGCACCCCTGAAACGGACGATCACCACGGAATCGACACGGGCTTCAGGCAATAGCCCCCCGGCGATTCGGAGGAGGGTACCCAGACTGTCGCCGTTGCGGAACTCATAGAAACTCGCTCGGGCGATCGCCCCGAAAACTCCGATGCGCTCAGTCAGCACCGGAACGATCACGCGATCCCCGTCTTGGAGGTACGGATTTCCGTCCCAATCCCCCGTTCGCTCGAAGCGCTCGAGGTCCGCGAGGTCGGCATGGCCGTCGCGATGAAGCAGGCGAATGTTCCGTCGCGAGGCGTTCGGGGTAGTCCCTCCCGCCGCCTCAATGGCCTCGAGCACACGGGCGTCACCAGAGACCTGCTTTGTGCCGACGGTCTTGACCTCGCCGAGAACGTAGACGTTGAAGGTTCGTGGTTCGAGGAGGCGGAGGTCCAGGGAAGCACCCGGCACATACGGGCGCAATCGCTGGATGATGTCGGCTCGCGCATCGGCGAGAGTCTTGCCCCCCAAGGCGACGAGCCCGAGGTTGGGCACGCGGACGCGCCCCTCAGCATCTACCGTGAGCACCTTCGCGGCGAGCGCCTTCCCCCCGTACTCGAGACTCAATACGTCTCCCGGCCCGAGACGGTACGTCGCAGGGTCGACAGGACCCGCGAGCGTCGGCCGCGAACCGGCGGATGGCGAGGCCCCTCCGTCCCCCGGCGGCATGGTCACGCCCTCGGGCAGCGTGCGGAGCACATCCTCACCGGAAGTTTGGGCGCGAGCGGACCCGCAGGCGAGGGCAAGCGCAGCCGCGGCTCCGAGGCACGCACCCAAGAACGACCCAGGTCTTCGGGGGCCGCTCCTGGAAGATGTCGACGTCGTTCGGACCGCGGAGTGCTTGTCGGGAATAGTCTTGAGGTTCGTGAGGACGTCTCCGTCGAAGAGGCGCGCCATGGTCCCCTGCAGTTTAGCGCGTTTCCTGGGTCCCGGGGGATGCTTCGTGCGGGGGGTCAGGAGGCGAAAATCGAGCCGGGTTACAGGGCCACCTGTGCCACCAGCTCGTTCTGGAGGCGCGCCACCGCGGGGAGCGACCAGCGTTCCTCCGCCACAGCGCGCCCCGCGTGTGCAGGAGCGTTGCCGCGGTGATCGTCCGTTTCAGGGGTGCCCGCGAGCTCCGCCGCGGTCTCGCCTTCGAGGTAGTGCGTGCCCGGCGTGAGCCCGAGCCCCTCACACGCGAAGCGCGTCGCTACCACGGGGAGCCGTGCCGCCATGGCTTCGACGATCTTGACGCGCGCTCCAGCCCCGGTCCAGAGCGGCACCAGAAGCAGCGTCGCGCACGCGAACTCCTCCGGCATCGAGGGGACATTGGAGGCGAGCTCTGCCCCGGCCCGCTTGGCTGCTTTGATGAGCGAGGCGGGCGGGCTCTTGCCCGCCAGGCGGAGCCTGGCTTCCGGCGCGCCGGCCCGAACACGAGGCCAACCTTGTGTCAGGAAGCGTAGCGCTCCGTCGACGTTGGGGGGCCACGAGAACGAAGCCGCCAGAAGGAGCACCGGCGGTTCCGCCGGACGCCGCGGAGGGTAGCGGGCGAGGTCGATGCCAACAGGTAGGGTCGCGACGCGGGCGCCCGGCGCGAGAGCGCGAAGGACCTCCGTCTCACCCTCCTGGATGGCGAGGGTGAGCGCCGCCGCTCGGCAGAGGGACGCTTCGGCGCGCTTCAGCCGCACCGCCTGTGCGCGCGCGTAGAGCCCGGCGGGCGTGAGTCCGCGATCTCGCGCGTATCGCTCCATCCATAGATGTTCGACGTTGTGCTCACGCAGAACCATCGGCGTACCGCCGATCGCCTCGACGTACGGAGCCATGTGGAGGTGGTTCGCCAACACGTAGGACGGGGTCAAAACCGCGACCCGCTCGCGCAACATGGCCGCGAGTGCCCCACTCCAGTAACGCGCGAGCGTGTAGGGCCTGCTGCCGAAGAGCCCCGCAGCCGCGGCGATGGGGAGTGGGGGCGGGCGATGCGCGACACGCCCCACGGTGATCCCAAGAGCGACAAGTTCCGGCGGAAGCGACTCGGCCTCCGTTCCCGCCGGGACGAACGTGAGAAGGGTCACGTCGTGCGTCTGGGCGGCAGCCCAGACGGTCTGCCATGACG
Above is a genomic segment from Candidatus Eisenbacteria bacterium containing:
- a CDS encoding glycosyltransferase family 2 protein; translated protein: MTDTPRCSVIVVSYNSASYLPQCLSALERQQGVEADIHVVDNASSDGSADLVRRQFPRVRLIANLSNVGFASANNQILSPGTAEFYALVNPDTVPSPTALATCVRYLEGNPKAGVAATRLVHPDGDLQRSSHAFLGFRNLLGETFGVHRLLPVLRPLSSLYMPWFDHGRIAEVDWVDGAFLVARGEVVRAVGGLDPGFFMYGEEMDWCRRIRRAGWSIVFLPEPAVIHVGGASSGPIAGPMFVENLRGRLRFLSKHRSSLVVMAARATIAVSVLLRFAWREAQALGLSLMGRPVPEPLRLRLTSLSAAARWVLRGLPL
- a CDS encoding glycosyltransferase, yielding MGTGMARRSAIVLTPRLPWPLDDGGRIASWQTVWAAAQTHDVTLLTFVPAGTEAESLPPELVALGITVGRVAHRPPPLPIAAAAGLFGSRPYTLARYWSGALAAMLRERVAVLTPSYVLANHLHMAPYVEAIGGTPMVLREHNVEHLWMERYARDRGLTPAGLYARAQAVRLKRAEASLCRAAALTLAIQEGETEVLRALAPGARVATLPVGIDLARYPPRRPAEPPVLLLAASFSWPPNVDGALRFLTQGWPRVRAGAPEARLRLAGKSPPASLIKAAKRAGAELASNVPSMPEEFACATLLLVPLWTGAGARVKIVEAMAARLPVVATRFACEGLGLTPGTHYLEGETAAELAGTPETDDHRGNAPAHAGRAVAEERWSLPAVARLQNELVAQVAL